In the genome of Luteitalea sp., the window GTCCGCGCCATCATCAACCTTGGCTTGACCAAGGGATTCGTAGGGCGCACCAACTGTGGCCTCATGCCGATCCGCGGGCACTCGGGCGTGCAGGGTGGCGCGGAAATGGGTGCGTATTCGACCGTGCTTCCCGGGGGCGCACCGATTACCGAGGATGGCGCCCGTCACTTCGCTGACTTGTGGGGCTTCCCTGTGTCCAGTGCCATGGGCCTCACCGCACCGGAGATGATCGACGCCGCTCACGAGGGGAAGCTCGACGTGCTCGTGAGCTCCGGCGGGAACTTTCTCGAGGTGCTGCCAGATCCTGCCTACTGCCGCGACGGGCTGGCCAGGATCCCGTTGCGTATCCATATCGACATCTGTTTGTCGAGCCAGATGCTGATCGATCCTGCCGACATCGTGCTGCTGCTGCCGGCCGAGACGCGTTACGAGATGGCGGGTGGTGTGACGGAAACATCGACCGAGCGGCGCATCATCTTCAGCCCCGAGATTCCGGGCCCGCGGATTCCCGAAGCGTGGCCCGAGTACCGCATCTTTGGTGAGATCGCCGCGCGGGCCCAGCCGGAGCTGGCCGGCGCCGTCCGTTACGACAGCACGCGCGCCATCCGCGAAGACATCGCCAGGGCAGTGCCGTCGTACGCCGGGATCGAGAAGCTGGAGAAGTTCGGCGACGCCTTCCAGTACGGCGGCCCGCACCTGTGCGCTGGCTGGAGGTTCCCAACCGTCGACGGCCGCGCCCATTTCTCGGTGGTGGCGCTACCAGACTGTTCTCGACCGGACGGGACGTTCGTGGTGGCCACCCGGCGAGGGAAGCAGTTCAACAGCATGGTGCAGGAACACAGGGACCCGCTCACCGGCGCTGCACGCGAAGCGGTGCTTATGAATCCGCGTGACGCCGATCGGCTCGGCCTCGCCGACGGTGATGCCGTGGTGCTGACCAGTGAAGCAGGTTCGCTGACCGGGCGTGTTGCTCGCGCGCCTGTGGCACCTGGGAATCTCCAGGTGCACTGGCCGGAGGGTGAGGTACTGATCGACCGCAGGCGTCGCTCCCCACAGGCGAAGATCCCAGACTACAACGCGGTGGTTCGGGTCGCGGCCGCCGAGCTGTCGAGAGGAACGTAGGCCCGACCTTTAGAGTCTGTGAGAATTCCTCGTAGCGCAGGCCTTGAGGCCTGCCCATGGCGGCGCTGGCAGGCCTCAAGGCCTGCGCTACGGCCATTATTGCTCACGCTCTTTAGGTCGGCCGGGATGCGCTATGACAAATGGAAAGACGCCAGGCCGGTGGGGAATCGCTGCGGCTGCGGTGCTCCTGCAGCTCGCCCTTGGTGCCGTGTACGCCTGGAGCACGTTCTCTCGCGCGCTCCAGAGCGAGGAGTCTCGATTCGCGCTCAGCGCGTCGCAGGCGGCGCTGCCGTTTTCGGTGACCATCGCGATGATCTTCCTCGGCACCTACATCGGCGGCCGGATCCAAGACGTCAAGGGACCGCGCATCGTTGCGTTCGTTGGCGGCGTGGTCTACGCGGCAGGCATTCTCCTGGCTGGCCTGTCCAGCAGCGAGAGCCAGCTGTGGCTGCTGATCCTGGGCTACGGCGTGATTGCCGGTTTCGGGCTCGGCCTCGGCTACATCGTGCCGGTGGCCATGTTGCAGAAGTGGTTCCCGGACAAGCGCGGTCTCATCACCGGTATTGCGGTTGGCGGATTCGGGTTCGGCGCGGTGATCACATCCCCGATCGCCCAGGAGTTGGTCGAGGTCTATGCCGAGGTGCCGACCCGTGCGTTCCTCTGGCTCGGCTTCGCGTATCTCATCATGACATCGGTGGGCGCGGCGTTCTTCCGGAACCCGCCGGCGGGCTATCACGTGCCCGGTTGGACGCCGCCTACCGGCGGGCGGGTGGTTCAAACGGCCCGCGAATACACGCAACGCGAAGCGCTCCGCACGCCCCAGTGGTTCATGCTCACGGCCGTTCTGACGCTCAACGTGACTGCGGGCATCGCATTGATCTCTGTTGCCAGCTCCGCAGCGACCGACATCGCCGGCTACAGCGCGGCGGGCGCGGCGACCTTTACTGGTGTCATGGGGCTGTTCAACGGTGCTGGACGTGTCTTCTGGGGATGGCTGTCGGAGCGGACCGGCCGGATGGTCGCCTTTGCGGGGATGCTGGCAGTCCAGGGGGTCTGTTTCTTGATGCTGCCGCACGCCTCCTCGGTGGTCCTCTTCGCGGTGCTCGGCGCCCTGATTTATCTGTGTTACGGCGGGGGCTTTGGTACCATGCCGGCCACTGCCGGCGACTTCTTCGGGCTCCGCAACGCCGGGGCAATCTATGGCCTGATGGTCGTCGGCTGGAGCATCGGCGGCGTTGTCGGCCCATTGCTCGTCGCTGAGCTGATCTCTGGAAAGCAGTACACGTCCGCGTTCACCACGATCGGCGTGATGGCGCTCGCGGCTGTGATGCTGCCGCTACTCACCCGTCGGCCGCGCGAGGAGCCAGACGAGCTGCCGGAAAAGAGCCTTCAACCGGAATGACCAACGATGCCTTGCCGCGGAAGCTCGGGTTCTTCGACGGCGCTTCGTTGCTCGTCGGGTCCGTTATCGGATCCGGCATCTTCGTCGTGCCCAGCCTTATTGCTCAGAGAGTGCCGGAGCCCGGGCTCGTGCTCGGCATCTGGG includes:
- a CDS encoding FdhF/YdeP family oxidoreductase; amino-acid sequence: MSRHKKWIDPANWASLKPFGIGEGKPNNYGEIVRALGENRGQLRYAWRILRHGTCDGCALGTKGMRDWTMREVHLCNIRLRLLRLNTMPPLDVTRLDDVNLLAGKSSAELRELGRLPYPLLRRRGEQRFVRISWDEALALAAERLQETAPARFGAYLTSRGQPNENYFAAQKAVRALGSNSIDNAARVCHSPSTFGLKGALGVAATTCSYSDWIGSDLIVFVGSNVANNQPVAMKYLYHAKKAGTKVVCINPYREPGMERYWVPSNIESALFGTKITDRFFQINVGGDIGFLTGVLKHMVGNEWVDQRFIAEHTAGFTDVSAALDRHSWDELEAVSGSTEREMLALAELLRAADTAVFVWSMGITQHEFGEDNVRAIINLGLTKGFVGRTNCGLMPIRGHSGVQGGAEMGAYSTVLPGGAPITEDGARHFADLWGFPVSSAMGLTAPEMIDAAHEGKLDVLVSSGGNFLEVLPDPAYCRDGLARIPLRIHIDICLSSQMLIDPADIVLLLPAETRYEMAGGVTETSTERRIIFSPEIPGPRIPEAWPEYRIFGEIAARAQPELAGAVRYDSTRAIREDIARAVPSYAGIEKLEKFGDAFQYGGPHLCAGWRFPTVDGRAHFSVVALPDCSRPDGTFVVATRRGKQFNSMVQEHRDPLTGAAREAVLMNPRDADRLGLADGDAVVLTSEAGSLTGRVARAPVAPGNLQVHWPEGEVLIDRRRRSPQAKIPDYNAVVRVAAAELSRGT
- a CDS encoding MFS transporter, giving the protein MTNGKTPGRWGIAAAAVLLQLALGAVYAWSTFSRALQSEESRFALSASQAALPFSVTIAMIFLGTYIGGRIQDVKGPRIVAFVGGVVYAAGILLAGLSSSESQLWLLILGYGVIAGFGLGLGYIVPVAMLQKWFPDKRGLITGIAVGGFGFGAVITSPIAQELVEVYAEVPTRAFLWLGFAYLIMTSVGAAFFRNPPAGYHVPGWTPPTGGRVVQTAREYTQREALRTPQWFMLTAVLTLNVTAGIALISVASSAATDIAGYSAAGAATFTGVMGLFNGAGRVFWGWLSERTGRMVAFAGMLAVQGVCFLMLPHASSVVLFAVLGALIYLCYGGGFGTMPATAGDFFGLRNAGAIYGLMVVGWSIGGVVGPLLVAELISGKQYTSAFTTIGVMALAAVMLPLLTRRPREEPDELPEKSLQPE